TCCGGCCCAGGTGCGCTTCCACAGCCCGATGATCAGCGCATCTGGACAGCGTTCCCGAACGGCACCGATGTGTTCCGGACTCTCCAGACGGACACCGAGAGCCCCATTGCGCAGGCTGGCTTCCGCCATCGCAGCGATCACATCCGGATGACGCATCGGCGATCCTTCGGGAGCCTGCACCGACACGATCAAGCCATTCTTGAGCTGGGCACGATCAAAAGGAGTCCTGAGGAGACCAGTCATGGTGACTCAGGACGCCTTAGGCAGATCATCCGCGTCAACAGGAGCCAACCAGCGGCGAACACGACGGGGACCTGAAGCGGGAACCGGCCTGGGGGATGGTGCCGCAGAAGGAACGAAAGAATGGGCGGGTGGAACCGAGCTGGTGCTGTCGTCGCGATCAACGACCCGACCCACATCATCCAGGCAATCTTTCAACAGCGCAGTGAAACGACTGAAGCGTGAGTCTCCAGCAATGGGTGGCTCTTGATCAGCATGGAACGCTGGCTGTGAGCCTGGAACCGGCTCCAGCGCTGACCAAGATTCGGCACTCGAGTCAACCAGCTGCTCTTCTGCCGAACGATCAAGCTGCTGATCAGCCTTGGTGGAATCCGCGGTGACAGCAGCTGTCTGCTCGGCTGGCTCGAGCGTGGCTGTTTCGCTGACGGCTGTTTCGCTAACGGCCGTTTCAGAGATGGCTGTTTCAGAAATGGCTTCCTCAACACCAGCCATCACCTCAGTGGGCCTCTCATCCAGCACGGCGGCGGGCACGGCCGCGGGCTCGGTGTGCTGATCAGCAGCAGCATCGATGCGTTCGACCTGGGTTCTCTGCGGAAGAGAATCCACCCCAAAACGATGCACCCACTGCAGCTCGAGACGCGCCAGACGCTGTGAATCGCCGTCCCGTTGTGCCTGATCGAGCTGACGCTGCAGGTCGATCCGGCGGGGATCCTGATGCTGGTACGGGGACTGAGTCACGGGATCAGGCGAGTTTGCGATTGAGCAGAGGGCGAATCAGCAGGAACAACGCAGCTGTCAACAGCGTCAGGACCAGCAGACAGGTGGTTCCGGTGACGGGACCGTAAGGGGCTTCCAAAAGAACCGACGACAGATCCAATGGACCTGCATAGGCGGCACGGATGGGTTCAATTGCGAAGGTAAGGGGATTCAGCGCTGCAAGCCAGCCCAGCCAAGCGGGCATGAAGCTGAGCGGTGCCAGGGCAGTGCTGGCAAACAGCAGCGGCAGATTGGCAACGAAGATCACCGCAAGCAATTCAATGTGGCCCGGCAAGGCAAACGCCAGCCCAAGGCTCAGTGCCGTCACGGCAAACACCAGCAACAGCAAGGTCACGACCACCAGCAGCAAACCTGCGGCGCCAGGCCAGCCGTAACCAAGCAGCGCGGCCATGAGCATGATCGCCAGACTCTGAACCAGGCTGAGAGTGGTGATGAAAATGACCGATGCCAGAACAATCGAGCTTCGACTGCGCAGGGGCGCCACCAGCAGTCGATTCAGGAAGCCAAACTCCCGATCAAACATCACAGGCAGCCCGGCATTAAGCGCACCACTGAAGGCCGTGAACACGATCACGCCGGCCCCGAGGAAGCGTCCATAGCTCATGCCGCCGGGGAGCAATCCCTCTGGCGCACGGCTAAACAGAGCGCCAAATAGCACCAACCAAATCAAGGGTTGCAGCACCCCTGCCACCAGCGTTGACGGTCGTCGCTGCAACTGAAGAAACAACCGACGCGTCAGTGCCGAGGTCTCTTGCACCAACTCGGACAAGGCTGAGCGGTCGACGGGTTGGGCGGAAGAAGCACCGATGACAGGACTGGTCATGAAAGAGACAGAGACGGGAACGACAGAGGGGAGTGCTTCAACGCATCGACTGACGTCGCTCGAGCTTGGGATCGCGTTGACCCGCAACGGCCAGCTCAGCATCCATCAGGGTGCGACCCGTCGCTTGCAGATAGACATCATCCAAGCTTGGACGGCTCTGGGACAGCGAGAACACCTCCAGATCAGCACTGGCGAGCTGGGTTTTGAGCACGGACAGCACATGCTCGCCATCCACCACGAGGTTGAGCGAGTAGCCCTGAGCGCGGTTCACAACAATCCGCCTGACGCCGTCCAGGCCCTCCAACAGATGGCGCACCTTTTCAGCCTCCGGTTGATCGCTGAATTCACGCACTCGCAAGGTCACCCTGTCCCCACCGAGCTCCTGCTTGAGGCTTTCGGGTGAGCCTTCGGCGATCACGCGACCGGCATCGATGATCGCCATGCGGTCAGCTAGCGCTTCCACCTCTTCGAGGTAATGACTGCTGAGCAACACCGTCGTCCCCTGGTCACGAAGGTCGCGAAGCACCTCCCAGATCACGGCACGACTTTCGATGTCGAGTCCGACCGTGGGTTCATCCAGAACCAGCAGTTGGGGCTGGTGCAGAAGTCCAGCGGCCAGATCCAGCCGACGACGCATGCCACCGGAGTAGGTGCCGCAGCGGCGATCAATCCATTCGGTCATCGACAGACGGTCGATGAGGGCCTCGATCCTTTGATTCCGTTCCAAGCGAGGTAAGTGGTAGAGGTCACCTTGCAAGGCCAGAAGCTCGCGACCGGTGAGGATCTTGTCGATCGCCACCTCCTGCGCCACAAATCCCATCAACTGGCGAACGGCACGGGGGTTGTCAAGGGCATTGATGCCTCCAACAGTCACCGTGCCGCGATCTGGGGCGAGCAAGGTGGCCAGGATGCGCAGAGCAGTCGTCTTGCCGGCACCGTTTGGACCGAGCAGGCCGTAAAGGCAGCCTGCAGGAACGGACAAACTGAGTCCCCGCAGAGCCTCGACGGACCCGTAGGACTTTTCCAGTTGGTCCAGCTCCAGCAGAGACATCTACCGACAGAAACGAACTCGCAAAATCTAGGCAGCCATCCCTGGGAAGCCGCCCGTGAGCATCAGCATCCATCCCCTCACCTGGGCATCCAACAGGGCCGCATCCGATTGGCGACTGAGGATCAGCAGCAGACAGATGCCGAACAGATAAAGAATCGACCAACGAAATAACCCCTTGGCGCGTTCGGTACTGCTGGGGTCTTGGGCGAGATGCTCCACCATCTGAAGCAGGCGACCATTGAAGGGGATCACCAGCAAGCCATAGAGCACACCACCTTCCGGTAACGCGAACACACCGAGCAAACTGAGCAGGGCCGTCGCCCAGCCGTAGCGGCGAATGGCACGGGCGGTCACAACGGGTCCCTTGACCACCGGCAGCATGGGAATGCCGACGGCGCGGTAGTCCTCACGAAGCAACAGCGCCAGGGCCCAGAAGTGGGCAGGGGTCCAGACCATCACGAGCGCGAAGAGCCACCAGCCGCTCAGACCCACATGACCGGTGGCAGCAGCAGCGCCCACCAGCGGCGGAATCGCCCCGGCCACACCGCCGATCACGATGTTCTGGGTGGTTCTGGGTTTAAGAATCGCTGTGTACAGAAGCACGTAGCTGCACAAACCAAGCAGCGACAACCCGGCTGCCAGGCAATTCACGCCGCTGACCAGAAGCGTCGCCGCGGCCAGAGTGCATGACACGGCACCCGCGAATGCGGCAGTCGGAGAGAGCCGTCCTGAAGGGAGAGCGCGACCACTGGTGCGCTGCATCCGTCCATCAAGCTCCTGTTCCCAAAGACAGTTGAGAACACCTGCCGCAGCGGCGGCCAGCGCACCCCCGCCAAGGGTGCAGGCAAGTCGTGGCGACGACAGAGGCCAGCCTTCCGACAGCGCCATACCGCCGAGGGTGGTGGCCAAAAGCAAGGGGATCAGCCTCGGCTTGGCAACCTCCAGCCAGGGAGGCAACTTGATGCGGCGACGGGAGGGGACCACTTGGTCCCGGGTGAGAGGAGCTGCAGCTGCGGTCGTGGTGGCACTAGCCATGACAGGCCTCCAAAGCGGAAGAATCGGGTAGAGCAATCAGCGCGTCGCTGGCCGGTGGCTGACGCCGGCAGGTGAGCGCCGCCAGCACGGCCACCAGCAGGCAAGCCACCAGCTGATGAGCGACGGTGAGAGCGGGCTGTGACAGACCCAGCCGCAACGTGCTGACGCCGAGGGCGATCTGGGTACCCACCAAAAGGAGGGCAGTGCACAGCAGCGGCCACTGGCTGCGACCCCAGCGCCCGCTCAACAGCGCCGCAGCGACGAACAGCAGCACCGAAAGCACCGCCGGTGTGGCGGCCATCCGATGCCAGTGCAACCACTGACAGGAGGCACCAGCTTCCAGGCAACGCTGGGATGCCCAGGAGGTGGCCATGCGGGCACCGAGAAGGCTTTGTCCGCCAACAGCCAGCACGCTGAGGGTTCCCAGCAGCAACCACCAGCGCGGGGCGGCCGTGGTCGAGGCATCGGCGAGCAGCACCTGGGTGAGCGCACTCACGGTGATCACGAGCGTCAAAGCCAGAGCCAGATGAGCGGTCACCACCGCAGAAGGCAGAAGCTGAAGAACAGTGAGAGCCCCTAGCCCACCCTGCAGGCCAACCATCAGCACCAGGACGGCGCTGAGGGGCAACAGCCATCCGGGCAGATCGCGGCGATACCACCACACAGCACCGAGCTGCACCATCAGGGCAACCCCCACCACGAAGGCATCGAGTCGGTGAAACCATTCCAGAAAGACCTGGAGGTTCATCTGACGCCCTGGCAGCAGCGTTCCGTAACACAGCGGCCAGTCCGGACAGGCCAAACCGGCCTCCATGACGCGGGTGGCACCGCCGATCACCACCAGCGCAACCAGGGCCACCACCAGATGCGCAGCCAGCTGGGCCAGACGCAGACGAATCGGAGTGAGAGACGATGTAGTCAACGTCGACTCCTGAATGGAGTGGTAATGAACGGAACGTAGCGATCTCAATCAGAACGGCACGATGTGTGCACGAGTGCAACAACAGAATCGGAAGAGTGATGCGACTTTGCTGACACAAACCTCGAGAAAGTCAGCGAAGCCGAGAAATGTTCAGGCTGGTTTAACAATCACTAGGTGGTGATTGAAACCAACCTCCATAGTCTGAAGAAGCCCAATCGAGGTACGGGTGCCCATTCCTTCAGCCATCCTCACGCTTGTCCTGGGAATGCTCCTCGTTCTCGGGGGGCTTTGGATCGGCCAGAACGTCAACCTTTTGCCAGTGGATGCAAGCGTGAATGCGCCCATCTACGACGAATTATTTCGTGTTCTGTTCAGCATCGGCACGATTCTTTTTGTCGGAATCGTTGGGTTGATTGTGTTCAGCCTGGTTCGCTTTCGGCGACGTCCTGGACAGCTTGGTGATGGCATTGCCCTGGAAGGCAATTTGCCGCTCGAAGTGTTTTGGACGGCAGTGCCAGCAATCGTCGTTCTCTTTGTCGGTCTTTACAGCTACGACATTTACGAGCGCATGGGCGGCATGGTGCCCCTGGGCCATGGCGACCACGGAGCCGTTAGCGCCACTGCCAATGCCAACGCCAGCTCTGCAGACGTACGCATCTGGGGAGGCATTGGTTCCACCCAGGACTCTCAGACGGCAACGGGGGCAGCGATCGCACCATTACCGATCGAGGTCACGGCGATGCAGTTCGCCTTCCTCTTCCATTACCCGGACGGTGACTTCATTTCCGGTGAGATGCACGTCCCAGCTGATCGCCCGGTTTCCCTGAAAATGGAAGCGAAGGATGTGATCCATGCATTTTGGATTCCTGAGTTCCGGCTGAAACAGGACGTGATCCCTGGGCAACCGACGGTTCTTGATTTCACACCAACGCGACCAGGCACCTACTCGATCGTTTGCGCTGAACTCTGCGGTCCGTACCACGGCGGCATGCGCTCCTCGGTCGTGGTGGATAGCGCCGATGACTTCGAAACCTGGCTGCAGGCCAACAGCAAGACCACCCCATCCGAAGCATGACCATCACCGCTCCCCCACCATCCACACCGTCGTCAACTGCCCTGCAACCGAACGGATGGCTTCGCTATTTCAGCTTCAGCGTCGATCACAAGGTGATCGGCCTCCAATACCTGGTGTGCGGCTTCGCTTTCTATCTGATCGGCGGGGCGATGGCCGGCGCCATACGCACTGAACTTCTCAGCCCAATCTCGGACTTCATGCCGAGAGACGTCTACAACCAGATCCTCACCCTGCACGGCACGGTGATGATTTTTCTGTGGATTGTGCCGGTGGTGAATGGCGCCTTTGGCAACTATCTGATTCCCTTTTATGTCGGCGCCAGGGACATGGCTTATCCCAGGCTGAATGCCGTCGCCTTCTGGCTGATTCCTCCGTCGGGGCTGATGCTGATCAGCAGCTATTTCATCACGGGTGCAGCGCAATCAGGCTGGACGGCTTACCCACCACTCAGCATCACAACACCAGCGACAGGGCAAATCATCTGGATCCTGAGTGTGCTTCTGCTGGGTGGAAGCTCCATCTTCGGAGGCATCAATTTCATCGCCACCATCCTCAAACTGCGCCGACCCGGTTTGAAGCTGATGCAGTTGCCGATGTACTGCTGGGCAATGCTCGGCACCAGCATTCTCGTGGTGCTGTCCACACCCGTTCTGGCCGGCACATTAATCATGCTGAGCTTCGACATCGTGGCCCACACAGGATTTTTCAATCCTGGGCTGGGAGGCAATGTGGTGGTGTATCAACACCTTTTCTGGTTCTACTCACACCCGGCGGTTTACATCATGGTGCTGCCGGCTTTCGGGTTGGTCAGTGAAATTCTGCCGGTGCATTGCCGCAAACCACTGTTCGGCTACACAACGATGGTGTATTCGATCATGGCCATTGTGGTGCTGGGCCTTGTGGTCTGGGCGCACCACATGTTCACCAGCGGCACTCCCCCCTGGATGCGCCTGTTCTTCACGATCGCAACAGCCTTCATCGCCGTGCCGACGGGCATCAAATTCTTCAACTGGCTGGCCACGCTCTGGGGAGGTCGGATCAGCCTGAACAGTGCCGTTCTGTTCTCCTGCGGATTCATCGTGAATTTCGTGTTGGGTGGTATCACCGGCGTTGCCCTGGCGCAGGTGCCCTTCGATGTGCATGTCCACGACACCTACTTCGTGGTCGCCCACTTCCACTACATCGTCTACGGGGGATCGGTGTTTGTGATCTTCGCCTCCATCTATCACTGGTATCCGAAGGTCACGGGTCGCATGCTCAATGAGCATCTGGGTCGTTTCCACTTCCTCATCACCTTCATCGGCTTCAACCTCTGCTTCGCTCCTCAGCACTGGCTTGGACTCAATGGCATGCCCCGACGTGTGGCGGAATACGACCCCCAGTTCGCTCTGGTGAATCAGATCAGCAGTGTCGGAGCACTGCTGATGGCCATCAGCACACTTCCTTTCCTCTGGAATGTGGTGGCTAGCGCTTTCTACGGAGCACCGGCAGGGGACAACCCCTGGAAAGCACTGACACCGGAGTGGCTGACGTCCTCACCGCCACCCGTGGAGAACTGGACCGGTGAACCACCTCTGGTGACGCATCCCTACAGCTATGGGGTGCCCGCCGATGAAATCGATCTCAATTCTGCCAGCGGCAGCGATCTCTGGAGCAGCGGCCAATGACCACCACCACCACAACCCAAGACCACGATCACGACCACGACCTGACCCATCACGATCCGCATGCAGCGGAGCATCCCGATCACCGCATGTTCGGCCTGGCCACATTCCTTGTGGCCGATGCCATGACCTTCGCCGGGTTCTTCGCCGCTTATCTCACCTTCAAAGCGGTGAATCCACTCCTGCCCGGTGCGATTTACGAACTCGAACTACCGCTGCCCACCCTCAACACCATCCTGCTGCTTGTGAGCAGTGCCACATTTCATCGTGCCGGCGCGAATCTGCGCCAACAGCGCAACGATCGATGCCGTCTCTGGCTCCTGATCACAGCGGGACTGGGCCTGGCCTTTCTGGCCAGTCAGATGGTCGAGTACTTCACCTTGCCGTTTGGCCTTACCGACAATCTCTTCGCCAGCACCTTCTATGCCCTGACCGGATTCCACGGGCTGCACGTCACTCTTGGCACCTTGATGATTCTGATTGTGTGGTGGCAATGCCGCACCCCATCAGGACGCATCAGCGCCAGCAATCATTTCCCCCTGGAAGCTGCCGAGCTCTACTGGCACTTCGTGGATGGCATCTGGGTGATTCTGTTCGTGATTCTCTATCTGATCTGAAGCAGACCGTCTTGTCTTCATGCGGGGAATCCCCATGAATTCCTTGCCCAGGTTGCGCTCTGAAGCCAAAATTGATGTGTCTTTTCAAATAAAGATGCTGGTTGGAGAGGAGTTACTGAACAAGGCACGGGCCCTCAGCAACCGCCCTGAGGATGAAATTGCCCGTGGCTGCGGCTACGTCGGCCCCAGTGGTCGGCTGTTGCGCAAAAGCTTCTATCGCGCCCTCGTTGAAGCCAAGGGCTACAAACTGCCCTCCAATAGCAGTAGTGGCAGCGGCGGCCCACGTGGGCGTCAAGCCGATTTCCGCACGCGCGTGCACGGCAACGGCAACCTGCTGATCGGCCATGCCTACACGCGACGGCTTGACCTCGTGCCGGGCCAAGAGTTCAAGATTGAATTGAACAAGGATTCAGGCACGATCACACTGCTGCCCCTCGACGAATCCCCTGCGTCAGAGTGAGTGAGGTCACAATCGGGAAGGCCAGGCTGAACGCTGACGTTCCCGGAGCATCGATCCGTCAGGCCACAGCCGGAGGATCCTGGTCGTCATGCAGGTTGGAGCTGAAGATGATCAGTTCCAGACCACTGAACAGGAAACTGATTCCCACCAGGGTTCCGAGCACCCACAACAGACCCCAGAACTTCAGGGTGACGATCAGCAGACCCAGGACGAAGGTGATCACACCGTTGGCGATGGCCCAGCCGGCACCCGGTCGGTTGGTGTGAGCGAGGCCGTTGAAGAAGGCCACAAGCCCTTCAACAAGAAAAACGATGCCGATGGCAAGGGCGAATGCTGCCACCTGTTCAAGTGTGTCCTGGCGAAGATCTTTCAGGATCGAACCACCGGCCACGATGAACAGGGTCGACACCACCAGACGCCAGAAGCAAACCCAGCGCCCCATTCGCCCGGAACGCGCCAGGTTGCTGATCCAGCCAACAATCCCGCCGACCAGGAACAGCACGCCAACTACAGCAACAGTCCAAACTGAAGCCAACACCGGAAATAGCAGGGCAAGGATGCCCAGAACAATCAGAAGAATGCCTTCGGCGATGGAGAAGGCCTTGAACGTGCCCAGGGAGTCAGGGCGCTCATCGACAGTCATCGATGGTTCGTGATGAACAACATCCGCAAGGTATTGAGGTCACTGGAATCCGGCCATCGTTTGTGATCGTTCCTCAGC
This region of Synechococcus sp. NOUM97013 genomic DNA includes:
- a CDS encoding ABC transporter permease gives rise to the protein MTSPVIGASSAQPVDRSALSELVQETSALTRRLFLQLQRRPSTLVAGVLQPLIWLVLFGALFSRAPEGLLPGGMSYGRFLGAGVIVFTAFSGALNAGLPVMFDREFGFLNRLLVAPLRSRSSIVLASVIFITTLSLVQSLAIMLMAALLGYGWPGAAGLLLVVVTLLLLVFAVTALSLGLAFALPGHIELLAVIFVANLPLLFASTALAPLSFMPAWLGWLAALNPLTFAIEPIRAAYAGPLDLSSVLLEAPYGPVTGTTCLLVLTLLTAALFLLIRPLLNRKLA
- a CDS encoding ATP-binding cassette domain-containing protein, coding for MSLLELDQLEKSYGSVEALRGLSLSVPAGCLYGLLGPNGAGKTTALRILATLLAPDRGTVTVGGINALDNPRAVRQLMGFVAQEVAIDKILTGRELLALQGDLYHLPRLERNQRIEALIDRLSMTEWIDRRCGTYSGGMRRRLDLAAGLLHQPQLLVLDEPTVGLDIESRAVIWEVLRDLRDQGTTVLLSSHYLEEVEALADRMAIIDAGRVIAEGSPESLKQELGGDRVTLRVREFSDQPEAEKVRHLLEGLDGVRRIVVNRAQGYSLNLVVDGEHVLSVLKTQLASADLEVFSLSQSRPSLDDVYLQATGRTLMDAELAVAGQRDPKLERRQSMR
- a CDS encoding heme o synthase — protein: MASATTTAAAAPLTRDQVVPSRRRIKLPPWLEVAKPRLIPLLLATTLGGMALSEGWPLSSPRLACTLGGGALAAAAAGVLNCLWEQELDGRMQRTSGRALPSGRLSPTAAFAGAVSCTLAAATLLVSGVNCLAAGLSLLGLCSYVLLYTAILKPRTTQNIVIGGVAGAIPPLVGAAAATGHVGLSGWWLFALVMVWTPAHFWALALLLREDYRAVGIPMLPVVKGPVVTARAIRRYGWATALLSLLGVFALPEGGVLYGLLVIPFNGRLLQMVEHLAQDPSSTERAKGLFRWSILYLFGICLLLILSRQSDAALLDAQVRGWMLMLTGGFPGMAA
- a CDS encoding heme A synthase; this translates as MTTSSLTPIRLRLAQLAAHLVVALVALVVIGGATRVMEAGLACPDWPLCYGTLLPGRQMNLQVFLEWFHRLDAFVVGVALMVQLGAVWWYRRDLPGWLLPLSAVLVLMVGLQGGLGALTVLQLLPSAVVTAHLALALTLVITVSALTQVLLADASTTAAPRWWLLLGTLSVLAVGGQSLLGARMATSWASQRCLEAGASCQWLHWHRMAATPAVLSVLLFVAAALLSGRWGRSQWPLLCTALLLVGTQIALGVSTLRLGLSQPALTVAHQLVACLLVAVLAALTCRRQPPASDALIALPDSSALEACHG
- a CDS encoding cytochrome c oxidase subunit II; amino-acid sequence: MPIPSAILTLVLGMLLVLGGLWIGQNVNLLPVDASVNAPIYDELFRVLFSIGTILFVGIVGLIVFSLVRFRRRPGQLGDGIALEGNLPLEVFWTAVPAIVVLFVGLYSYDIYERMGGMVPLGHGDHGAVSATANANASSADVRIWGGIGSTQDSQTATGAAIAPLPIEVTAMQFAFLFHYPDGDFISGEMHVPADRPVSLKMEAKDVIHAFWIPEFRLKQDVIPGQPTVLDFTPTRPGTYSIVCAELCGPYHGGMRSSVVVDSADDFETWLQANSKTTPSEA
- the ctaD gene encoding cytochrome c oxidase subunit I — translated: MTITAPPPSTPSSTALQPNGWLRYFSFSVDHKVIGLQYLVCGFAFYLIGGAMAGAIRTELLSPISDFMPRDVYNQILTLHGTVMIFLWIVPVVNGAFGNYLIPFYVGARDMAYPRLNAVAFWLIPPSGLMLISSYFITGAAQSGWTAYPPLSITTPATGQIIWILSVLLLGGSSIFGGINFIATILKLRRPGLKLMQLPMYCWAMLGTSILVVLSTPVLAGTLIMLSFDIVAHTGFFNPGLGGNVVVYQHLFWFYSHPAVYIMVLPAFGLVSEILPVHCRKPLFGYTTMVYSIMAIVVLGLVVWAHHMFTSGTPPWMRLFFTIATAFIAVPTGIKFFNWLATLWGGRISLNSAVLFSCGFIVNFVLGGITGVALAQVPFDVHVHDTYFVVAHFHYIVYGGSVFVIFASIYHWYPKVTGRMLNEHLGRFHFLITFIGFNLCFAPQHWLGLNGMPRRVAEYDPQFALVNQISSVGALLMAISTLPFLWNVVASAFYGAPAGDNPWKALTPEWLTSSPPPVENWTGEPPLVTHPYSYGVPADEIDLNSASGSDLWSSGQ
- a CDS encoding cytochrome c oxidase subunit 3, whose amino-acid sequence is MTTTTTTQDHDHDHDLTHHDPHAAEHPDHRMFGLATFLVADAMTFAGFFAAYLTFKAVNPLLPGAIYELELPLPTLNTILLLVSSATFHRAGANLRQQRNDRCRLWLLITAGLGLAFLASQMVEYFTLPFGLTDNLFASTFYALTGFHGLHVTLGTLMILIVWWQCRTPSGRISASNHFPLEAAELYWHFVDGIWVILFVILYLI
- a CDS encoding AbrB-like transcriptional regulator produces the protein MLVGEELLNKARALSNRPEDEIARGCGYVGPSGRLLRKSFYRALVEAKGYKLPSNSSSGSGGPRGRQADFRTRVHGNGNLLIGHAYTRRLDLVPGQEFKIELNKDSGTITLLPLDESPASE
- a CDS encoding HdeD family acid-resistance protein, with the protein product MTVDERPDSLGTFKAFSIAEGILLIVLGILALLFPVLASVWTVAVVGVLFLVGGIVGWISNLARSGRMGRWVCFWRLVVSTLFIVAGGSILKDLRQDTLEQVAAFALAIGIVFLVEGLVAFFNGLAHTNRPGAGWAIANGVITFVLGLLIVTLKFWGLLWVLGTLVGISFLFSGLELIIFSSNLHDDQDPPAVA